The following are from one region of the Halosolutus amylolyticus genome:
- the cmk gene encoding (d)CMP kinase — MLLTVSGPPGSGKSTTAELLADAFDLDHVSGGDIFRELADERGYTPLEFNKLAEENDEIDRDLDLRLREIAIEEEDLVLESRLAGWLAGEHADFRFWLDAPANVRGERIAEREEKDPARATEETKAREASEAQRYQEYYGIDIRDLTIYDLSINTARWEPDAVLDMLVTAVGEYEAAGDEGKAPVTGVDYQF; from the coding sequence ATGTTACTCACCGTCTCCGGCCCGCCGGGAAGCGGGAAGAGCACGACCGCGGAGTTGCTCGCCGACGCCTTCGATCTCGACCACGTCAGCGGCGGCGACATCTTCCGCGAACTGGCCGACGAACGCGGCTACACGCCGCTCGAGTTCAACAAACTCGCCGAGGAGAACGACGAGATCGATCGGGACCTCGATCTCCGACTGCGCGAGATCGCGATCGAGGAGGAGGACCTGGTGCTCGAGTCGCGACTCGCCGGCTGGCTGGCGGGCGAGCACGCCGACTTCCGGTTCTGGCTCGACGCGCCGGCGAACGTCCGCGGCGAGCGGATCGCCGAACGCGAGGAAAAGGATCCTGCGCGCGCGACCGAGGAGACGAAAGCGCGGGAGGCGAGCGAGGCCCAGCGATACCAGGAGTACTACGGCATCGACATCAGGGACCTGACGATCTACGATCTCTCGATCAATACGGCTCGCTGGGAGCCGGACGCGGTGCTCGACATGCTCGTCACGGCCGTCGGAGAGTACGAGGCCGCCGGTGACGAGGGGAAAGCACCCGTGACCGGCGTCGACTACCAGTTCTGA
- a CDS encoding adenylate kinase: protein MAQPRILILGAPGAGKGTQSQKITEEFGVDHVTTGDALRANKDMDISDMDTEYDTPREYMDQGELVPDAVVNAIVDEALSQADGFVLDGYPRNLEQAEELDDMTDLDVVLYLDVSEEELVHRLTGRRMDPETGDIYHVEYNPPEDPEVEARLEQRDDDTEETVKERLRVYRENTEPVIEHYEEQGDLERVDGEQAPDEVWEDVKATIEDAA from the coding sequence ATGGCACAGCCACGAATCCTCATCCTGGGTGCACCCGGGGCGGGCAAAGGGACACAGAGCCAGAAGATCACCGAGGAGTTCGGCGTCGATCACGTCACCACCGGCGACGCGCTCCGCGCGAACAAGGACATGGACATCTCCGACATGGACACGGAGTACGACACCCCACGCGAGTACATGGACCAGGGCGAACTGGTCCCCGACGCGGTCGTCAACGCGATCGTCGACGAGGCGCTCTCGCAGGCGGACGGCTTCGTCCTGGACGGCTATCCGCGGAACTTAGAGCAGGCCGAGGAACTCGACGACATGACCGATCTGGACGTCGTTCTCTACCTCGACGTGAGCGAGGAAGAACTCGTCCACCGACTCACGGGGCGCCGGATGGACCCCGAGACGGGCGACATCTACCACGTCGAGTACAACCCGCCCGAGGACCCCGAGGTCGAAGCGCGACTGGAACAGCGGGACGACGACACCGAAGAGACCGTCAAAGAGCGCCTGCGCGTGTACCGCGAGAACACCGAACCCGTCATCGAACACTACGAGGAACAGGGCGATCTGGAGCGCGTGGACGGCGAGCAGGCGCCCGACGAGGTCTGGGAAGACGTGAAGGCGACGATCGAGGACGCGGCGTAA
- a CDS encoding ABC transporter ATP-binding protein — protein sequence MLLSTSGLTKSFGGITAVDGVEFTLEEGELCSVIGPNGAGKTTFFNLITGELEPTSGTIEFDSTNAEGVADITTADPATTARLGLHRSYQITNIFPTLSVLENVRIAAQAHRGSDSWRFWRNVNSFDDHFEEARTILERIGLADDADVEAQNLSHGEKRSLEIGIALAGDPDLLLLDEPTAGVSSEDIGRLTDLIENIAADHSIMLIEHNMDIVMDISDRVVVLDNGSLIADGEPAAIRDSERVQRAYLGGYEGDDRNETASDDSEPGVATG from the coding sequence ATGTTGCTTTCGACGTCCGGACTGACGAAATCCTTCGGTGGCATCACCGCTGTCGACGGGGTCGAGTTCACGCTCGAGGAGGGCGAACTCTGCTCCGTGATCGGCCCGAACGGTGCGGGCAAGACCACGTTCTTCAACCTGATCACGGGCGAACTCGAACCCACGAGCGGCACGATCGAGTTCGACTCCACCAACGCGGAGGGAGTCGCCGACATCACGACGGCGGACCCGGCAACGACCGCGCGCCTGGGACTGCATCGATCGTACCAGATTACGAATATCTTCCCGACGCTCTCGGTCCTCGAGAACGTCAGGATCGCGGCCCAGGCACACCGCGGATCCGATTCGTGGCGGTTCTGGCGGAACGTCAACAGCTTCGACGACCACTTCGAGGAGGCACGCACGATCCTGGAACGGATCGGCCTCGCCGATGACGCCGACGTCGAGGCCCAGAACCTCAGTCACGGGGAAAAGCGGAGCCTCGAGATCGGGATCGCACTCGCCGGCGATCCGGATCTACTCTTGCTGGACGAACCGACCGCAGGCGTCTCCAGCGAGGACATCGGCCGTCTCACCGACCTCATCGAGAACATCGCGGCGGACCACTCGATCATGCTGATCGAACACAACATGGACATCGTGATGGACATCAGTGATCGGGTCGTCGTCCTCGACAACGGATCGCTAATCGCCGACGGCGAACCTGCGGCGATTCGCGACAGTGAGCGGGTCCAGCGGGCCTACCTCGGCGGCTACGAGGGCGACGATCGGAACGAAACGGCATCCGACGATAGCGAACCGGGGGTGGCGACCGGATGA
- a CDS encoding DUF7289 family protein: protein MSRDRRGAGSADRGQSAMIGIVLLVGMVAVTSAALFLVAGDVLTSTEAQTEEERVEQVFVELSQKMGSAWTDNDVSHSMDLDAGERGAVARAETGWINVSSEGFDEPINETVGTIEWEGDGGSTIAYEAGAVFSETGNETRVVSVPPMYYDATTETLTLPVTTVSGDSELDSGDISFNHDGTTVYADSNVVEDADIRITIKSEYYRGWERFFTREAGDTIVRDIDHENRTVSIRVGYLDIDDAFDSGVTLSEPAGEQGNVDFGEEEVRNDRMPELDDVIEAMLEEMKNGEYSDDVEEVDSIDGNETYTNGTYLADEVLLEDTTDVTFDLEDGNATLMVDGDVELAHPQSSLSVENATGTNHSLKIYVTGNLSSSGDMGGTSATYTEVYGTSETAVAFDGGSFTGTIYAPSDDWTGTNPLGGKGKCSDEQVCLLSNPDLTGSVVASSAHFQGGWGSIDFTHDEDLADEPVELYPDEYDLPPQLTYLNVAHHEIDVKNS, encoded by the coding sequence ATGAGCAGGGATCGACGAGGAGCGGGATCCGCCGATCGGGGCCAGTCGGCGATGATCGGGATCGTCCTGTTGGTCGGGATGGTCGCGGTTACCAGTGCTGCCCTCTTTCTCGTGGCGGGCGACGTGCTGACGAGCACGGAAGCCCAGACGGAAGAAGAGCGAGTCGAACAGGTGTTCGTCGAACTGAGCCAGAAGATGGGTTCGGCGTGGACCGACAACGACGTGAGTCACTCGATGGATCTCGATGCCGGTGAACGCGGGGCGGTCGCAAGAGCGGAAACCGGGTGGATCAACGTCTCCTCGGAGGGGTTCGACGAACCGATAAACGAGACGGTCGGCACGATCGAGTGGGAGGGAGACGGCGGAAGCACGATCGCCTACGAGGCCGGGGCCGTGTTCAGCGAGACGGGTAACGAGACTCGCGTCGTCTCCGTTCCGCCGATGTACTACGATGCGACGACCGAAACACTCACTTTGCCGGTGACGACCGTCAGCGGCGACTCGGAACTCGACTCGGGCGACATCTCGTTCAATCACGACGGGACGACGGTGTACGCGGACTCGAACGTCGTCGAAGACGCCGATATCCGGATCACGATCAAGAGCGAGTACTACCGCGGCTGGGAACGCTTCTTCACGCGCGAAGCGGGCGACACTATCGTCCGTGACATCGATCACGAGAATCGAACGGTTTCGATTAGAGTCGGCTATCTCGACATCGACGACGCCTTCGACTCGGGTGTGACGCTCTCGGAACCGGCCGGCGAACAGGGGAACGTCGATTTCGGCGAGGAAGAGGTCCGGAACGATCGGATGCCGGAACTCGACGACGTGATCGAAGCGATGCTCGAAGAGATGAAGAACGGCGAGTACTCGGACGACGTCGAGGAGGTCGATTCGATCGATGGCAACGAAACCTACACGAACGGGACCTACCTCGCTGACGAGGTACTCCTCGAGGATACCACAGACGTAACGTTCGATCTCGAAGACGGAAACGCGACGCTCATGGTCGACGGCGACGTCGAACTCGCCCATCCCCAGTCCAGCCTGTCCGTCGAGAACGCAACGGGGACGAACCACTCGCTGAAAATTTACGTCACGGGGAATCTCAGTTCCTCTGGCGATATGGGTGGCACCTCGGCGACGTACACGGAAGTGTACGGCACGTCCGAGACGGCCGTGGCGTTCGACGGTGGCTCGTTTACCGGGACGATCTACGCCCCCAGTGACGACTGGACTGGAACCAATCCGCTCGGTGGGAAAGGCAAGTGTAGCGACGAACAGGTCTGTCTCCTTTCGAATCCCGATTTGACGGGGTCGGTCGTCGCATCATCGGCCCACTTCCAGGGTGGGTGGGGAAGTATCGACTTTACGCACGACGAGGATCTCGCAGACGAACCGGTCGAGCTCTATCCGGACGAGTACGACCTGCCGCCACAGCTAACCTACCTCAACGTCGCCCACCACGAGATCGACGTCAAAAACAGCTAA
- a CDS encoding ABC transporter substrate-binding protein, translated as MGQNITRRTVLERSGGLAAVGTAALAGCVTEDSSDDDGDPDDETIRIGAFQPTSADLQYYGQTSLQGFYGGLAYKYDDIDPIDGLDVGEYTVDPEAGPTYEIIVEDTAFDPDTAQSVAQDLVVDDEVDVLFGGTSSDSARRVIDTVVSQSDVLYLCGPAADGDITTSDEYCHERVFRASEHTAMDARSGATYVAEEMDVENVAMFGSDNSFGRGGVENYTAVFEEYDHIELQEPRYTEAGYAEFEGLLDEAVANGADAVAGVYTAVTLPSFIPTAMDYDVEIFGGFAEMLTISALGGAMQQALGEDFTAEDIEDAGLGPFTTRYHWNQFDNPINDAFVDMTIDAYDQVPDLFHSGTFTLASALAQAIDESGSTATDDLVDAMTGMTVTDTPKGENGYEFREANNQAASEMAIAYPVPTSDEWADTWEANIMPGEPVQYVSAEDAMVPEDDVGCSL; from the coding sequence ATGGGACAGAACATCACTCGTCGAACGGTACTCGAGCGATCAGGTGGCCTCGCCGCAGTTGGAACCGCGGCACTCGCGGGTTGTGTCACGGAGGACAGTAGCGACGACGACGGCGACCCGGACGACGAAACGATCCGGATCGGCGCGTTCCAGCCGACCTCGGCCGACCTCCAGTACTACGGCCAGACGTCCTTGCAGGGGTTCTACGGTGGGCTGGCGTACAAGTACGACGACATCGATCCGATCGACGGCCTCGACGTCGGCGAGTACACCGTCGACCCCGAGGCGGGGCCGACGTACGAAATCATCGTCGAGGACACGGCGTTCGATCCGGACACCGCACAGAGCGTCGCGCAGGACCTGGTGGTCGACGACGAGGTCGACGTGCTGTTCGGCGGCACGTCCTCGGACAGCGCGCGCCGCGTGATCGACACCGTCGTCTCGCAGTCGGACGTGCTGTACCTCTGTGGGCCGGCCGCTGACGGGGACATCACCACGTCCGACGAGTACTGTCACGAGCGGGTCTTCCGTGCGAGCGAGCACACCGCGATGGACGCTCGATCGGGCGCGACGTACGTCGCCGAGGAGATGGACGTCGAGAACGTCGCGATGTTCGGATCGGACAACTCGTTCGGCCGCGGTGGCGTCGAGAACTACACCGCGGTGTTCGAGGAGTACGACCACATCGAACTGCAAGAGCCCCGGTACACCGAGGCGGGGTACGCCGAGTTCGAGGGGCTCCTGGACGAGGCCGTCGCCAACGGTGCCGACGCCGTTGCCGGCGTCTATACGGCCGTGACGCTGCCGTCGTTCATCCCCACCGCGATGGACTACGACGTCGAAATCTTCGGCGGGTTCGCGGAGATGCTGACCATCAGCGCCCTCGGCGGGGCGATGCAACAGGCCCTCGGCGAGGACTTCACCGCCGAGGATATCGAAGACGCCGGACTCGGCCCGTTCACGACGCGGTATCACTGGAACCAGTTCGACAACCCGATCAACGACGCGTTCGTCGACATGACGATCGACGCCTACGACCAGGTTCCGGATCTCTTCCACTCGGGGACGTTCACCCTCGCCTCGGCGCTCGCCCAGGCGATCGACGAGTCCGGGTCGACGGCCACCGACGACCTCGTCGACGCGATGACGGGAATGACCGTCACGGACACGCCGAAAGGGGAGAACGGGTACGAGTTCCGGGAGGCGAACAACCAGGCGGCCTCGGAGATGGCGATCGCGTACCCGGTGCCGACGAGCGACGAGTGGGCCGACACCTGGGAGGCGAACATCATGCCCGGTGAACCGGTCCAGTACGTGTCGGCCGAGGACGCGATGGTGCCGGAAGACGACGTCGGTTGTAGCCTCTGA
- a CDS encoding RNA-guided pseudouridylation complex pseudouridine synthase subunit Cbf5 has protein sequence MTLRGPPEERSPAELLTFGVVNLDKPPGPSSHQVSGWLRDAVADTLAERDVDATIDQAAHAGTLDPKVTGCLPVMLGDATRLAQVFLEGAKEYVAVLECHGPVPADAESVIAAFEAPIYQKPPRKSAVARRLRVREIYDIDVLETGDRQVLLRIRCESGTYVRKLCHDLGLALGTGGHMGHLRRTMTEPFDDTDLHTAAEFLDALAFWVEDDDPEPLREVVSPAERILEPIPSIVIAESAAREVATGAPVYAPGVLDVEERADRGDLVACYTPDGAAVCLGDLVGDPADESGTVVDLERVLV, from the coding sequence ATGACGTTGCGTGGCCCACCCGAGGAGCGATCGCCCGCGGAACTGCTCACCTTCGGCGTCGTCAACCTCGACAAACCGCCCGGTCCCTCCTCTCACCAGGTGAGCGGCTGGCTCCGGGACGCCGTCGCCGACACCCTCGCCGAACGCGACGTCGACGCGACGATCGACCAGGCGGCCCACGCCGGGACGCTCGACCCGAAGGTCACCGGCTGTCTCCCGGTCATGCTCGGCGACGCGACGCGGCTCGCGCAGGTCTTCCTCGAGGGGGCGAAGGAGTACGTTGCAGTGCTCGAGTGTCACGGCCCCGTGCCGGCCGACGCCGAATCCGTCATCGCGGCGTTCGAGGCCCCGATCTACCAGAAGCCGCCGCGCAAGAGCGCGGTCGCGCGTCGCTTGCGCGTGCGCGAGATTTACGATATCGACGTGCTCGAGACCGGCGATCGCCAGGTTCTCCTGCGAATCCGGTGTGAGAGCGGGACCTACGTCCGCAAACTCTGTCACGACCTCGGACTGGCGCTCGGGACCGGTGGCCACATGGGCCACCTGCGACGGACGATGACGGAACCGTTCGACGACACCGACCTCCACACGGCGGCCGAGTTCCTCGACGCGCTCGCCTTCTGGGTCGAGGACGACGATCCCGAACCGCTTCGGGAGGTCGTCTCGCCCGCCGAACGCATCCTCGAACCGATCCCCTCGATCGTGATCGCCGAAAGTGCCGCTCGCGAGGTCGCCACGGGTGCGCCCGTCTACGCCCCCGGCGTGCTCGACGTCGAGGAGCGGGCCGATCGCGGCGACCTCGTGGCCTGTTACACGCCCGACGGCGCGGCGGTCTGTCTCGGCGACCTGGTCGGCGATCCCGCCGACGAGAGCGGAACTGTGGTCGACCTCGAGCGGGTGCTGGTCTGA
- a CDS encoding DUF106 domain-containing protein, which yields MTRTAEKINALVSEDSSMAAALEAIRDEADENGGEVEWADVRDDLTSGQWGRLIEKGVLVDGDEGFEIADREAFDEALDGDGDGGAGVPDVEVDEDTSWSQWDKTAALGSVLLMVGYWLESVRDTVGSTIDLVLGPLDTALPFYAVILSVALLTGLYSTLLQANLMNPEVIGKYQERMKAMQDKQSDIKERKEEAEERGASDAEIERLESELEKAREEQMEAMAENLGMFKEQFRPMVWIMLFTIPLFLWMYWKINVGGVGNSTVVMPIVGETTWRSGLVGPMQAWIVWYFLCSMGFTQLLRKSLNIDMSPTGA from the coding sequence ATGACGCGTACAGCCGAGAAGATCAACGCCCTCGTCAGCGAGGATTCCTCGATGGCAGCGGCCCTGGAGGCCATCCGCGATGAGGCCGACGAAAACGGCGGTGAGGTCGAGTGGGCCGACGTCCGCGACGACCTGACGAGCGGTCAGTGGGGCCGCCTGATCGAGAAGGGAGTACTGGTCGACGGGGACGAGGGATTCGAGATCGCCGATCGCGAGGCCTTCGACGAGGCGCTCGACGGCGACGGCGACGGCGGTGCCGGCGTTCCCGACGTCGAGGTCGACGAAGACACGAGCTGGTCGCAGTGGGACAAGACCGCCGCCCTGGGCTCGGTGCTGCTGATGGTCGGCTACTGGCTCGAGTCCGTCCGGGACACGGTCGGGAGTACGATCGATCTGGTGCTCGGACCGCTGGATACGGCGCTACCGTTTTACGCCGTTATTCTCTCCGTCGCGTTGCTGACGGGCCTGTACTCGACGTTGCTCCAGGCGAACCTGATGAACCCCGAGGTCATCGGCAAGTACCAGGAGCGCATGAAGGCGATGCAGGACAAGCAAAGCGATATCAAGGAACGCAAAGAGGAGGCCGAAGAGCGCGGCGCGAGCGACGCCGAGATCGAACGCCTCGAAAGCGAACTCGAGAAAGCACGCGAAGAGCAGATGGAGGCGATGGCGGAGAACCTCGGGATGTTCAAAGAGCAGTTCCGGCCGATGGTCTGGATCATGCTGTTTACCATCCCGCTGTTCCTCTGGATGTACTGGAAAATCAACGTCGGCGGGGTCGGTAACTCGACGGTCGTCATGCCGATCGTCGGCGAGACGACCTGGCGGTCCGGGCTGGTCGGTCCGATGCAGGCGTGGATCGTCTGGTACTTCCTCTGTTCGATGGGCTTTACCCAGCTGTTGCGCAAATCGCTGAACATCGACATGTCGCCGACCGGGGCGTAG
- a CDS encoding vWA domain-containing protein yields MGRIEIQPSGHDRGFSPQVGLVLLFGMVFVGIALIAITGMVALDSVESQASAEQSEQLMHQFDHDLRTALVDSDSSGSVYLEEDGEYELSNNSTITISVSNGYSEPKTLDDITMGTLRYEDSAGNRFGHQAGGIWREGDSGTTLVSKPDIRYYTETNDDGEPVGRIDLSVTNLQGTTGSGEHTVTNRPVEDSANVSDVIDEVGFVDEIELTVENTRYHDAWYDFLQEEFDAVDCDENPAPDENEVCHDPATESVTVVATIDSDNAFADHVGIDPVVYGGLHTEGVDGDHDVTTNVTAYDRNGDPNISDDLFVVDDDLSLGDDADISGIPVINDELTRVDDDANPIVSQIAYAADLEQGDTPSGYEYINTTEDGETAVYWLSDEEEVLVANMSDPFESVDAIDDELDAAVGDLEYLESNGDAEDVESQSNIDAGLYYGDELTDLDAIDTSGGDVHAGVNGTVELSDLEIDGNDSAYIYANDDVTIDGNVTIEDGDRANALWIYAGSDAKVTIEDEDEVNFDGVIYAPGSELEVGDNVEITGAAIGGETTFDGDVDVQFDRSLRTAVPIPEANREIELVEERSRNALDVTFVLDRSGSMEWNDPHHERVDATTDFIGMLNESDGDRAGVYEFAAPDLLGPTQTLHELSSDLVSVEDNVTANEYGGTNIASGMELALDDYRDKSDEGNDRVMILLSDGKNSHPSYDAKTRNLAKHDANDLDVTIYTIGLGFDDLDEELLEYVADETGGENVNVDNADELDDVFEDIAEDVTADSDVSFDVGSAPDSSNTSSDYVIDIDEQNVVIED; encoded by the coding sequence ATGGGGAGGATAGAGATCCAGCCGTCCGGTCACGATCGCGGGTTCAGTCCACAGGTGGGGCTCGTACTGTTGTTCGGCATGGTCTTCGTCGGGATCGCGTTGATCGCAATTACGGGCATGGTGGCGCTCGACTCGGTCGAATCGCAGGCGTCGGCCGAGCAAAGCGAACAGTTGATGCATCAGTTCGATCACGATCTGCGGACGGCGCTGGTGGACAGCGACTCGAGCGGGTCAGTGTATCTCGAGGAGGACGGTGAGTACGAACTATCGAACAACAGCACGATCACGATCAGCGTCTCCAACGGGTACAGCGAGCCGAAAACGCTGGACGACATCACGATGGGGACGCTCCGGTACGAGGACAGCGCAGGCAACCGATTCGGTCACCAGGCCGGCGGCATCTGGCGCGAAGGGGACAGCGGAACGACGCTCGTCTCGAAGCCGGACATCCGGTACTACACCGAAACGAACGACGACGGCGAACCGGTCGGACGAATCGACCTCTCGGTGACGAACCTCCAGGGCACTACCGGGAGCGGCGAACACACCGTCACCAACCGGCCGGTGGAGGACTCGGCGAACGTCAGCGACGTGATCGACGAAGTCGGCTTCGTCGACGAGATCGAACTGACGGTCGAGAACACGCGTTACCACGACGCCTGGTACGACTTCCTGCAGGAGGAGTTCGACGCAGTCGACTGCGACGAGAACCCTGCCCCTGACGAGAACGAGGTCTGTCACGATCCGGCAACCGAGTCCGTTACCGTCGTGGCGACGATCGACAGCGACAACGCGTTCGCGGATCACGTCGGGATCGATCCGGTGGTGTACGGCGGCCTCCACACGGAGGGGGTCGATGGCGACCACGACGTCACCACGAACGTGACGGCCTACGATCGCAACGGCGATCCCAATATCAGCGACGACCTGTTCGTCGTCGACGACGACCTCTCGCTCGGCGACGACGCCGATATCAGTGGCATTCCCGTTATCAACGACGAACTCACCAGGGTGGACGACGATGCGAACCCGATCGTCTCGCAGATCGCGTACGCTGCGGACCTCGAACAGGGCGATACCCCCAGTGGATACGAGTATATCAACACGACCGAGGACGGTGAGACGGCGGTCTACTGGCTGAGCGACGAGGAAGAGGTGCTCGTCGCGAATATGTCGGACCCGTTCGAGTCGGTCGACGCGATCGACGACGAACTCGACGCGGCGGTCGGGGATCTCGAGTACCTCGAGAGCAACGGTGACGCCGAGGACGTCGAGTCTCAGAGCAACATCGACGCCGGGTTATACTACGGAGACGAACTGACCGATCTCGACGCGATCGATACCAGCGGCGGCGACGTCCACGCCGGCGTCAACGGAACAGTAGAGCTATCGGACCTCGAAATCGACGGAAACGATTCCGCGTACATCTACGCCAACGACGACGTCACGATCGACGGCAACGTGACGATCGAGGACGGCGATCGGGCCAATGCGCTCTGGATCTATGCAGGAAGCGATGCCAAGGTCACGATCGAGGACGAAGACGAAGTCAACTTCGACGGCGTGATCTACGCTCCCGGGAGTGAACTCGAAGTCGGCGATAACGTCGAAATCACCGGTGCGGCCATCGGCGGCGAAACCACCTTCGACGGAGACGTCGACGTCCAGTTCGATCGATCGCTCCGGACGGCGGTTCCGATCCCCGAGGCAAACAGGGAGATCGAACTCGTCGAGGAACGCTCCCGCAACGCGCTGGACGTGACGTTCGTCCTGGATCGATCGGGATCGATGGAGTGGAACGATCCCCACCACGAACGCGTCGACGCGACAACGGACTTCATCGGGATGCTAAACGAATCGGATGGCGATCGTGCCGGCGTTTATGAGTTTGCAGCGCCCGATCTCTTGGGCCCGACGCAAACCTTGCACGAACTAAGTAGCGATCTTGTCAGCGTTGAGGACAACGTAACCGCAAACGAATACGGAGGAACAAACATCGCTTCGGGAATGGAACTCGCACTGGACGATTACCGAGACAAATCCGACGAGGGCAACGATCGCGTCATGATCCTCCTGAGCGACGGGAAAAACAGTCATCCCAGCTACGACGCCAAAACCAGGAATCTGGCAAAACACGATGCCAACGATCTCGACGTGACGATCTACACGATCGGGCTCGGGTTCGACGATCTCGACGAAGAACTCCTCGAGTACGTGGCTGACGAGACCGGTGGCGAAAACGTCAACGTCGACAACGCTGACGAACTCGACGACGTCTTCGAAGACATCGCGGAAGACGTAACTGCGGACTCCGACGTCAGTTTCGACGTCGGATCGGCACCCGATTCCTCGAACACGTCGAGCGACTACGTGATCGACATCGACGAACAGAACGTCGTGATCGAGGACTGA
- a CDS encoding DUF7289 family protein yields the protein MVAVVSVGIFLVGGEAITSAEQQSEKERVEQGFVELSHQMATTTATNENVSRSMDLDVGDSGAIVMTNTGNIHIRGDDFDENISIGAIEYEAEDGTKIAYQAGGVFRETMDQTQVKSAPPIHYEDQTLSFPVVEVDEEGELGSGDVTLRRTDTERINSPNTIESETVKINVTSQYYIGWKQYFEQAVGDEGDPIREYGKLNETHGYVEVELGRIDVEAVFENAVVSETEPKEPSNKNAGIEGDVVYGEDVSIEPIDEKIEATIDEAAANYDKLPEDESELSAGKYYVDGDLDTDKYDMQTINVSNGNVTIVVNGSIDVTEDVWVNGWEDDGNEVQIYTNGDLDLDSHLYVAESAYKPGVGNEPETDNINSRYLQVYGTSDFKMTLSDNDYYEGIVYAPGGSVESIGGTADIYGSVVVSDVDISGGNSKIWHDDSLDDSFEPRMEDGGHLPPRITYLNVVKYGLEIDN from the coding sequence ATGGTCGCGGTCGTCAGTGTCGGGATCTTTCTCGTCGGGGGCGAGGCGATCACCAGTGCGGAACAGCAATCCGAGAAAGAGCGCGTCGAACAGGGATTCGTCGAATTGAGCCATCAGATGGCGACGACGACGGCCACGAACGAAAACGTCTCTCGTTCGATGGACCTGGACGTCGGGGACAGTGGCGCCATCGTGATGACCAACACCGGGAACATCCACATCCGGGGCGACGACTTCGACGAAAACATCTCGATCGGTGCGATCGAGTACGAGGCGGAAGACGGAACCAAAATTGCGTATCAGGCGGGCGGCGTCTTCCGCGAGACGATGGACCAGACGCAGGTCAAATCGGCACCGCCAATCCACTACGAGGACCAGACGCTCTCGTTCCCGGTCGTCGAAGTCGATGAGGAGGGAGAACTCGGCTCCGGCGACGTCACCCTTCGCCGGACGGACACCGAGCGGATCAACAGTCCGAACACGATCGAAAGCGAGACGGTCAAGATCAACGTGACGAGCCAGTACTACATCGGCTGGAAGCAGTACTTCGAGCAGGCAGTCGGAGACGAAGGCGATCCGATCCGGGAGTACGGCAAACTGAACGAGACCCACGGCTACGTCGAAGTCGAACTCGGCCGTATCGATGTCGAGGCCGTATTCGAGAACGCCGTGGTCTCCGAAACGGAACCGAAGGAACCGAGCAACAAAAACGCTGGCATCGAGGGTGACGTCGTGTACGGCGAGGACGTCTCTATCGAACCGATCGACGAAAAGATCGAAGCGACGATTGACGAGGCGGCAGCGAACTACGACAAACTTCCCGAGGACGAATCGGAGCTCTCCGCGGGGAAATACTACGTGGACGGCGACCTCGATACGGACAAATACGATATGCAGACGATCAACGTGTCGAATGGAAACGTGACAATCGTCGTCAACGGATCAATCGACGTAACCGAAGACGTCTGGGTCAATGGATGGGAAGACGACGGAAACGAGGTGCAGATATACACCAATGGCGATCTGGATTTGGACAGTCACCTGTATGTAGCCGAATCTGCTTACAAGCCAGGAGTCGGTAACGAACCAGAGACGGATAATATCAATTCCAGATACCTGCAAGTGTACGGAACATCGGACTTCAAAATGACGCTGAGTGATAACGATTACTACGAGGGGATTGTTTATGCCCCGGGCGGATCGGTGGAATCCATCGGAGGGACTGCAGACATCTATGGCTCGGTCGTCGTCTCGGACGTGGACATCAGCGGTGGGAACAGTAAGATCTGGCACGACGACAGTCTCGACGACTCTTTCGAACCGAGAATGGAAGACGGCGGTCACCTCCCACCCCGGATTACGTACCTCAACGTGGTGAAGTACGGGCTCGAAATCGACAACTGA